In Heteronotia binoei isolate CCM8104 ecotype False Entrance Well chromosome 1, APGP_CSIRO_Hbin_v1, whole genome shotgun sequence, the genomic window AGTGTATGGGCTCTTCTCCCCAACCTCTTTTTAGGACTACTGTCTCTGCCTTTGaggaagctttttttaaaaagctgatttcAGAAATGCCCATTTCATACTTAGCACAACACAGAAGCTGGATCTACTCTGAAATGGTTTCAACTTAAATAAGGAGAAGAGGAAAACAGAATGAATGGGTCATTGCTTAGCATTTACATTTGTTCAGAACTCATCCCATGCAAGAGGATCTCTGGGGCTTTGGACAAGGTCTTAAACATTGTGATTTCATATTCTATATTTTTGAGAATAAACTCACTTTATCAAGTCTATATCATTGAGGTGTCTTAGGATGTCTGCTAATATGTGTCTGAATTCTCTATGGAACAGTTCACTAAGGATGTCCAACCGGTCCACTCCCATTTTTCTGCCAATTAGATTCATAAAACCCACACTTCCCCTGGAAACCATTTTGTCCAACAAAACACCCCATGACTTTGGATTTCTTTTATTTGCTCTTTTCAGGGTTGAGCAAACAAGTTCTTCAAAATGGAGAACTGGAAGCAAATTCCTTTTTGAACAGAGCAGCTGACTTTTATTTTGAATGAGACTGTGATCTGGTGTCTTGAGATTTCCTGCCAATGGTATATCATCATCGTGTTCAGTGGGTTCATGTGGACTACTCAACAGAGAGGAATATCCGCTATCCTCATGAAATTTGCCGCTTTCCAGCGCATTTGTCCTCCTAGCAGGCCCCCACGATATTTGTTGGTTTTCTTTGTTATGTATGAGTTTCCCTTCACTTTTGACGCTGGTATTTCTAATGGTCCCATGGCACAGGTCACTGAGCAAAAGCCTCTGATACTCTTTGGCACAGTCTTTGCAAAATTCCTCATCATAATCAGAAATGGTAGATTCTTCTGTTCTTGTATCTATTTCATGCGGTTTTAATGATGGGAGTCCACAATGAACATTGTTACAATTAAAATCACGCTTCATTTTTCACAGTTGGCTAGAGACTGCTTTTAAGCTATTTTCCAGTTTGAATCctacaacaaaaaaaaagatattaactATCCTTTATACCAGAATAGTGATTCCTAATGAAATGTATAACAGTTGATCATTAGTTTACCTATAGCAATGGACATAACAGTTTGCACGATACTGATGTTTAGGTGAACTATCATATTGAAGGATTCCCCTTCTCCCCCATCTGCATAAAAGAAGACTTGGATCCACCGAAACATCTCTGTGGACACAGGAGTGCCATCAAGGAGTACACTTTATTGCTTCCCCCCCTTTCACAGCCTAAAATACTGTTCCTGGTCAAGAGGTCTTCtttcccccaggagcagcatttcagaagGCATTTGGGGCAGCAAAGGAAAGTGGAGATGAGAAAGCCATGTTATGCAAACAGAAGTGCTCCAGGGGATGTAATCCTaaaaacatttattacagaaaaaccCTTATTGAACATAGCAAGCTTTCTGAGTTCACAGACCTGAGATTGTAGAATGAACTAATCCACTTCAAATTGCAGCAACGTAGTAACATTTTGGTATGCTCCCCTATGTTAAAAGCTTCTTTCAAGTAGAAAAGGCAGAGAAACAAGCTAGTTCTCCATTTATGTGGAATTTGGGGCACAAAAGAACATTCAGAGTGAGAAAAAACTCCCTGAAGATGCCTACCCCAGTCTATCATCTTTTGAAAATTTCCCCAATAAAGCAGAGAAGATCTCTCTGTATCCTAACCAAAAGAGTGCATTCTCTTCACACTGGTATGCTTTGAATTTGTTTGCTGGGACCCCAATGAGTTGCTTCAAACTGCCTCCTCACATATCTGACCTCTGCGCCTTTTAAAGGAGGATTGGAGTTCTGAAGAGCGGACGCCTTAGGCTGCCTGGTTATTGTGAGGCGACTCATAATTCTGTCCTGATAACTTTAAGCTAAACAGACACCCCATCGGTAAGCCCGGAGTTCGCTTTCTCGAGCGCGCTTCCAGGGGCGGAAATAGGGACTGATGGTGCCCTGCCCTGCCTGGCGCGTTGCAACGGAGACATGCAAGGGTTGACCCGCGCGCTTCAGAAATGGTGGCCGTGGGGCGGGAGGAAAAGagaagagcctcatagaattAGGACGTCTCCCCACGACCGGGCGGCGCAGGGAAGCATTAGCCATGAGGAGCCTAGAAAGGGACTTTAAAAAGAGGAGAGGGATTAACACGAATCTCGCCGTTTTTCACGTGCGCTGCAAACCAACACTAAGAAAGAAAGGCGCACAAAATAGGGCAGTGGTCCAGCAATTCACATGATTTTGTTGGTGGGAAAGATAAAGCGGGGAAACTCAGTCCCCACAGCACGTTTTCCGATCACTCCGCTTACTATGCATACAGGGCAGATCAGGCCTTTCTCCCGCCGGCGGGATTCGGACTTCCATCAATTCATAGCTTACACTTTCAAAGACATCCCTGAGTTTATTCGCTGCTCCCCACCCTGTCCACCGCGTCCTGTTTCCCCCTCCTCATGGGGGACCGAAGCCCGCCTGCTTCTAGGTGCAGTAACATCCAACACCTAGGCGCcattctctcccttctcccctacCCAACCTTTGCATCTCTTGTCATGTATCCCTCCCTTAATTTGTCAGTACTTGGAGGGCGCGCGTAGAAGGCGGCTTACCTTCTTGTCTGCTTATTCTCTGTCGGACCCTGCTTCCCTACCTGTTTATTCACTGACGAGCCCCGTTTCCCTGCCTCTGACTAAACTCTAGGCGGAATTTCTTTGCCGGATACTTTTAAAAACTTTGAATCTGGTATCCAAAACCAGAGCAGCCAATAGGGAAGGAGCTGTGGCACC contains:
- the FBXO5 gene encoding F-box only protein 5; this translates as MKRDFNCNNVHCGLPSLKPHEIDTRTEESTISDYDEEFCKDCAKEYQRLLLSDLCHGTIRNTSVKSEGKLIHNKENQQISWGPARRTNALESGKFHEDSGYSSLLSSPHEPTEHDDDIPLAGNLKTPDHSLIQNKSQLLCSKRNLLPVLHFEELVCSTLKRANKRNPKSWGVLLDKMVSRGSVGFMNLIGRKMGVDRLDILSELFHREFRHILADILRHLNDIDLINVAKVSTTWKKILHDDKRAFQTYNKALKLISNNSTKSSKTADTRKYVPHREVLALVQKASIVQNTSSKKASRLTAVHGSCYSRHTLFSEIAKTLKNTESLKICHRCNSPAKYDSHLQRAVCIRENCGFDFCTKCLCNYHNAQDCTSEKPVKPTSKLGPLPGTKKSKQNLRRL